The genomic region ATCGCCGATCCGGCCCAGCGCGTAGGCCACGCGCCATCGCATCTCGGGATGGGCGTCCCCGGCGCGGGCCGAGAGCGGCGAGGTGAGCGTGTGGTCGCGGATGCGCGCGGCCGCGAGAGCGGCGGTCCAACGCTCCGGCTCGAGTCTCGCGCTCAGCGCGCGCGATATCGTCGGGACGCTCCCGTGAGCCCCGATCATGCCGAGCGCGGCGACCATCGCCTTGCGCGCGCCCAGATCGGGTTCACGCTCCCAGCGGAGCGCGAGGGCGGGTGCGGCGGTTGAATCTCCCATGAGCCCCAACGAGAACGCGGCCTGTCGCCGCACGGTCGCGGACCCGTCGTGGAGCGCCTCGATCAGCGCGGAGACGCTCGCGCGCTCCTGAATGAGCCCCAGCGCGCGCGCGGCGGCCGCGCGGGCGGCGAGGGAGCGGTCGTGAAGGAGCGCCCGGGCAAGGCCTGTCGTGTCGCGGTCGGCCGTGCGTTGCTCGATCCACGCGCCCCGCGCGCGGGCCGGGGGAGCCTGCGCTCTTGCGGCGGGCGTGAGAGCCCAGACCAGGAAGACCCCGCCCGCCGCCACAGCAGCCACCGCCTGGCTCACCCCACCGCGCATCGATCCTCCTCGAGCAATGCCAGCGCGGCATCCAGGACATCGCGCGGCTCCAGCGATTCGAGCGTTCCATCCGCGGCCCGCACGCTGCGCACGCAGCGCCCGACAGGCCGCCATTCGTCGGGGTCGGTCCATCCGTAAATCCCGACCGAGGGACAGCCTGTAGCGCCCGCGAGATGGACAGGCCCGGTGTCGTTTCCAACATAAAGCGCCGCGCGCGCGAACCGCGCCGCCAGCATCGGGATGGATTCGCTCCGCACGACGGGAAGGGTCATCCGGAGCGCCGACGTCACCGCTTCCACCGTGCCTCGGTCCTGGGGCCCTTCGACCCACCAGACCGAATGCCCGCGGCCCACCAGCTCGCGCGCCACCGCGGCGAATCGCGCGGCTGGCCAACGGTTGTGGTGCTTTCCCGCGCCGGGATGGAGATAGACGGCGGCCTCGGGCGCGCGAGCGAGGAGGGTAGGATCGGGGATGTAGTAGGGAGGGTCGGGACGCACGCCCGCGCCGACGGCGTGGGCGAGCGCGAGGCTCACCTCGGATTGGTGAGGGGGGGGTGCGCCGCCCGCGCCGCCCGCAGCCCGCGCCCCGCCGCCGGGGTACGGCACGGCACGCGTCAGGCCCGCGCGGTCGCGCTCGCGATACCACGCGGGATCGAAGCCCACGCGGTCGCCAGCCCCCGACCAGCGCACGAGCATCGCCGCGCTGCGGGAATAAGAAACCGTGGTGAAGTAGACCGCAAGGTCAGGCCGGGGACCCGGCCATCCGCGCAGCCCGGCCCGCGCGACGCCAAAAAAATTTCGCGTGTCGACCACGCGGATCTCATCGGCCCAGGGCTGGCCCAAGACGGCATCGGCGTTCTGCCGGCCGACGATCAAGACGATGTGTGCGTCGCGAAACCGTTCCCGGATCGAGCGAATCGCGGGGACGTTCAGCAGCAGATCACCGAGCTGATTCTGGGGGCGGAAGAGATGGATCCGGGTCGAGGCCGAAGGGGTCGGCTCGGCCGCGGAGGGCATGCTCAAACCATCTTGGGCGGCTCGCCGCCCTTCAACCTCAACTTTTCAAGCTCGATCACCTTCACGAGACGGTCATGGCACCCGACGGGCATGATCTGCGGCCTTCCGTCGTTTTCGTGCTTGTAGAGCTTGATCGTCATGGTGAGGGTGTCGAATTCGGCGCGGCAGTCGGAGCAGGAACCGATGTGTTTTCGCATTTCCGTAATCAGGTCCGCTTTCATGTCCGCATCCAGGTAGTCCGATATCGAGTCGAGGACCTCCTTGCACGTCAGCATCAGTGGGCTCCCATGACACGTTTCGGTTTGGCGTTTTCGCTGAAATAACCGGCCAGCCGGTTTC from Candidatus Eisenbacteria bacterium harbors:
- a CDS encoding glycosyltransferase family 9 protein; its protein translation is MPSAAEPTPSASTRIHLFRPQNQLGDLLLNVPAIRSIRERFRDAHIVLIVGRQNADAVLGQPWADEIRVVDTRNFFGVARAGLRGWPGPRPDLAVYFTTVSYSRSAAMLVRWSGAGDRVGFDPAWYRERDRAGLTRAVPYPGGGARAAGGAGGAPPPHQSEVSLALAHAVGAGVRPDPPYYIPDPTLLARAPEAAVYLHPGAGKHHNRWPAARFAAVARELVGRGHSVWWVEGPQDRGTVEAVTSALRMTLPVVRSESIPMLAARFARAALYVGNDTGPVHLAGATGCPSVGIYGWTDPDEWRPVGRCVRSVRAADGTLESLEPRDVLDAALALLEEDRCAVG